The Nostoc cf. commune SO-36 genomic sequence TTTACAACTGGCTGCTTAAACCCATTGAGTCACATTTGCAAAAAAGTGGTGTCGATACCCTAGTATTCGTCCTAGATGGCCCATTACGCAACTTACCAATGGCAGCTCTCTACGATGGTCAACAATACTTGATAGAAAAATATGCAGTTGCTCTGAGTGTAGGTCTACAACTCTTAAACCCAAAACCACTAGTGCAACAGCAGCTAGTAGCTCTCACCGCAGGATTGACTCAGCCCCCGCCAAAATTTTCCAAGTATGGGCCATTGCTGGGGATCAAATCTGAATTCGACGGCATTACCAAAGCAGGAGTATCCACAACTCGTCTACTAGATGGGGATTTTAAGAAAAAGAATTTAGAGAATGAAATTGGTGCTGCTTCATTTAACATAGTGCATTTGGCAACCCACGGTCAGTTTAGTTCCCGTCTTGAGGAAACTTTTATTTTGGATTACGATGGTCGGATCAATGTTAAGGATTTTGATACTCTCTTCCGCAGCCAGGGTAAAACTATAGTGGAACTATTGGTTTTGAGTGCTTGCCAAACAGCAGCAGGAGATAGCCGCTGCAGCACTCGGTTTGGCAGGAGCAGCTGTACGAGCTGGGGCACGTAGTACTATAGCCTCTCTATGGCAAATTGATGATGAGTCGACGGCAATGTTTTTTAGCGCCTTCTATCAAGAACTCAAGAGTGGCAAAATCACTAAAGCCGAAGCAGTCCATCGTGCCCAGCTAAAGCTGCTGAAACATCCTAATTATCATGCACCAAGCTTTTGGTCTGCCTATGTATTGATTGGAAATTGGTTGTAATTGGGGGATTGGGCACTGAGGATTTGCCCCGGAGCGAGGCTCTGCCTGGGAATGTAATGGATGGAGGCTCTGCCTAGGGTGTTGACTCTGTGCCTTTTTAGAAGTTAACAAATCATGCAAAATATGTGTAGTCATTGCGAGCTTTGCGAAGCAATCGCAAAGCTCGCAATGACACAAGAGAGATTTTGCCCTGACACAAAAATAGTATGAGTCAAAAACGCCCAAATTTTATTAAAGTCAACAGCCTAGGCTCTGCCTCCCAGTTTGACAGGAGGCAGAGCCTCCCACAATACTATTACAAGGCTCTGCCTTGTAACGAGAAGAGGAGAAGTAATCCACATTTAGTTATGTCTGTCAATACGTAAGTCCTAATCTCAATATACAATTCCTCAATTTTATGAGATATTTTTACCTAATACCCAATAGCAAAACCCCAATTTCTTTTTCCAGTATTTAATTTTGTGGCATAAATTTAGTGAATGCGGATGATATCTACATAGCAGCATTGATCACTAGAAATTGACTTATGAATAACTCCACCTATCAGCTAGACGATTACGCTTTGACATTGCCGATTTCCCAAACAGCTCGCACAACTGCCCAGCAATTTGCTAAACAGCAGCCAAATCCGGAAAAAGCAGAGCAAGTCCGGCTGAATACTCTGGCTGTGTGGGTGGTGAATGACTACTTGCAAATGATGGATATTCCTACTGATCTTCAAGCTAGTGATAGCTGGAACCCCATCACGCGCCTTTGTGGAAATGTAGCTGACTTAGAGGTGTCCTCAATTGGTCGTCTGGAGTGTCGCCCTGTCCATTTCCATCAGCAGATATGTTCTATTCCTCCAGAAACTTGGGAAGAACGGGTGGGTTATTTAGCAGTTCAATTTGATGAATTGCTCCAAGAAGCGAAACTGCTTGGTTTTATTCCTAGTGTCACAGATGAAATACTGCCTTTAACGCAACTGCAACCATTGGAAACATTTATCGACCACATCTGGCAACTGCGTCAATCTCCAGTTACTTCACTTGTGAATTTGAGTCAGTGGTTTGCTGGTATATTTGAGACTGGCTGGCAGACTATTGAATCTCTGTGGAACGTGCCGGAACTCAGACCAACTTATGCCTTTCGCAGTATTGAAACTTTGGAACTAGATAGCCTTAACCAAGCAGAATCAATTACTAAACGGGCAAAACTGATTGATTTGGGTATCCAAATTCTTAACCAACCAGTCATGTTAATTGTGGAAATTAGCCCCGAAAAGGATCAACAAACCAGTATTCATCTCCAATTGCACGCCACTGGGAATCAAATCTACTTGCCGTCAGGAGTTCATCTCACCGTTTTAGATAGTTCGGGAGCAGTATTTCTAGACGCTCAATCTAGGAAATTAGACAACTACATTCAGTTGCAGTTTCGTGGTGAACCTACAGAGCAATTTAGTGTTAGGGTAGCCTTTGAGAATACCAGTATTACCGAACATTTCCGAATTTGAATTACATAGTCATCTTTGCTCTTGGTCGGTAAATTATTAAGTGGTAATAGTTAATTAAAAATTAAAAATTCAAGCTAGCTTTTAGGGATTTTGAAAAAAGTCTGTAGATGCTTGTGGAGCTTGTTATGAGAAATTAAAACAGGCGTGATCTTGCACAGGGAGATAACGACGGTTATGGGTAAGTTAGTAGTCATAAAATTCGGAGAGGGTAGTTTTGAGCAGGGATTTGCTGTCACCCTCCAAATTGGTGAAGAAGGTGAGCGTGCTGCAACAGAAATCACAGGGAGGCTACCTTCATTTCCAGAAATGCCGCTCTATTATAGTCATTGGCAGTCTAGTTATCGGCAGATAGGCAATCGTTATCGGCTCCATGCTGACCAAATGCAGGTGACGAATGTATCGATGGTTCAAGACTGCGAAAACACTTCCCGTATTTTGCGGGCACGTTTTAATACTTGGTTGCGAGCAGAAGAGTTTCGCCCTTTAAGGGAAAAATGGTTAGAAAGATTGTCCTCCACGGACGAAGTGCGGGTAATTTTGCAAACAGAAAATAGCCAATTGCAGCTATTACCTTGGCATCTGTGGGACTTGTTAGAACGCTACCCGAAAACTGAAATCGCCCTTTCTTCACCATCCTACGATCGCATTCACAAGCCACGCATTGCCAATGAATTTGTTAACATTTTGGCAATTGTGGGCAATAGTAAAGGGATTGACACCCAAGCCGATCAAGCTTTACTGCAACAGTGTAATAACGCTGAAGTCAGCTTTATGGTAGAACCACAGCGTAAAGAATTGACTGACCATCTCTGGGGGAAAAATTGGGATATTCTTTTCTTTGCCGGACACAGTTCCAGCCACGGAAATGGGGAAAGTGGACGAATTTACCTGAATAAAACTGATAGTCTGACTATTGGTGAGTTAAAGTTTGCTCTTAAAAAAGCCATTGAAAATGGTTTGCAATTAGCTATATTCAACTCCTGTGATGGATTGGGATTGGCGCGAGAATTGGCTGATTTGCAAATTCCTCAAATAATCGTCATGCGTGAACCTGTCCCAGACCAGGTTGCTAAGGAGTTTTTAACCCACATTCCGCACCCACAACTGTGACACCCCAAGGAAACGGATGTATTTAGTACATAGGAACTAATTAGTGGGAGAATTGACTAGAATTTATTGGCTCTAAATAGGAATTATTACTATTAACTTAGATATATAGTCAAAAAACTTGGACTTTGTACAAAATTTTGGTTCTTAGGTTATTTTGATGGAAAACTTGGTTCAAAATCATTGACTATAAAAAGACAAAAAACCGGTTTGAATCAACAGAAAAATGAGAAAATTTCAACAGATACTTTGATGGAGTTTCTGTTGCCATGTTTAGTACCAAAGACCTTGAATTGAAGAAGATTGACCATTTAGGGATAGTAGCAGGAATAGTAGATTCAATTGGGATTGTAGAAATAATTAATAATTTACTAGGGTCAGAGCCAGGAGAAAAAGTTAGTGCAGGTCAGGTAGTAAAGGCGATGATTTTAAACGGCTTAAGTATGATGTCACAGCCGTTATATATGTTTCCAAAATTCTTTGAATTAATTGCTTGTGAACATTTAATTGGTGTAGGAGTAAAAGCAGAATATCTCAATGATGATAAATTGGGGAGAGTATTAGATAAATTATTTATAAAAGGACTAGATACAGTATTTTTAGCCGTCAGTTTAAATGCAGTAGAAATATATCAGATATCACTCTCATCATCACACTTGGATTCAACATCATTTCATGTAGATGGAGAATATGAAAATAGTTTACCATCAGTGATATTTGAAAATCAAAAAGAATCAGGTTCATTAGAAAAAGAAAATAAAGAGAGTCAATCACCTCAAGCGATAAAGCTGACCTACGGTTATTCAAGAGATCATCGTCCAGATTTAAAACAATTTATTACACAATTAGTATGTTCAGGAGATGGAGATATACCAATATATATAAAAGCAGTATCAGGGAATGAAGTTGATTCTAAAAAGTTTGGAGAAATAGCAGTTGAATATCAGAAAAGAATACAAGTTGATAGTTTAATAGTAGCAGATAGCGCATTATATACAGAATCAAATATCAAGTTAATGTCGAGTCTCAAATGGTTAACCAGAGTACCCTTGACGATAAAATCAGCAAAAAACTTAGTGATGAGTTTAGCAGAATCGGAATTTGTTAAAAGTGAAAAAGTAGGATATTCTTATGCCGAAAAGAAAATAACTTATGGAGATATAGAAC encodes the following:
- a CDS encoding DUF1822 family protein — translated: MNNSTYQLDDYALTLPISQTARTTAQQFAKQQPNPEKAEQVRLNTLAVWVVNDYLQMMDIPTDLQASDSWNPITRLCGNVADLEVSSIGRLECRPVHFHQQICSIPPETWEERVGYLAVQFDELLQEAKLLGFIPSVTDEILPLTQLQPLETFIDHIWQLRQSPVTSLVNLSQWFAGIFETGWQTIESLWNVPELRPTYAFRSIETLELDSLNQAESITKRAKLIDLGIQILNQPVMLIVEISPEKDQQTSIHLQLHATGNQIYLPSGVHLTVLDSSGAVFLDAQSRKLDNYIQLQFRGEPTEQFSVRVAFENTSITEHFRI
- a CDS encoding IS1634 family transposase, with product MFSTKDLELKKIDHLGIVAGIVDSIGIVEIINNLLGSEPGEKVSAGQVVKAMILNGLSMMSQPLYMFPKFFELIACEHLIGVGVKAEYLNDDKLGRVLDKLFIKGLDTVFLAVSLNAVEIYQISLSSSHLDSTSFHVDGEYENSLPSVIFENQKESGSLEKENKESQSPQAIKLTYGYSRDHRPDLKQFITQLVCSGDGDIPIYIKAVSGNEVDSKKFGEIAVEYQKRIQVDSLIVADSALYTESNIKLMSSLKWLTRVPLTIKSAKNLVMSLAESEFVKSEKVGYSYAEKKITYGDIEQRWLIVQSQDRKKSDLKKLSKKIEKALTNTQTKLKNLSQEKFACAADARKELTKISKEFKYHQVENIEVIEKDPNVKEENQSKYYQILATVSENKDVIDQEILSAGRFIIATNVLSETELSSEKMLSEYKAQQSCERGFSFLKNPLFLADSIFLKSPERIEALAMIMGLCLLVYTLAQREIRAALKSLNYTVKNQLGKAINNPTMRWIFQCFQSVHLVTFQQKTDFYNLTSEMKYILLFLPEACRNYYRYIS